A genome region from Trichosurus vulpecula isolate mTriVul1 chromosome 5, mTriVul1.pri, whole genome shotgun sequence includes the following:
- the LOC118851439 gene encoding olfactory receptor 13-like, giving the protein MMNNHTLVKEFILVGFPVGPDIRMFLLGLFSLLYAFTLVGNGVILRLICLQTRLHTPMYFFLSHLALVDISYACNTVPQMLANLMDPVKPISYAGCLTQTFLFLAFALTECLLLVVMSYDRYVAICHPLRYSVIMRWRVCITLSLISWAVGFLLASADLILLLPLPFCGPQKINHFFCEILAILKLVCADTYVLETLVLVAATSLLVGPLSSIVISYTRIIWAVLHIQSREGRQKAFSTCSSHLCVVGLFYGTAIIMYIGPKHGNSKGQKNYLLLFHSLFNPMLNLLIYSLRNNEVKDALKRVLGKGRPS; this is encoded by the coding sequence ATGATGAACAATCACACACTGGTCAAAGAATTCATCCTCGTGGGATTTCCTGTTGGCCCTGATATCAGAATGTTTCTCCTTGGGCTCTTCTCTCTGCTATATGCCTTCACTCTAGTGGGGAATGGAGTAATCTTAAGACTCATTTGTCTGCAGACCCGACTCCACacccccatgtacttcttcctctcACACTTGGCCCTTGTGGACATTTCTTATGCCTGTAACACTGTGCCCCAGATGCTAGCAAACCTAATGGACCCAGTCAAGCCCATCTCATATGCAGGGTGCCTAACTCAGACTTTTCTCTTTTTAGCCTTTGCCCTCACAGAATGTCTTCTCTTGGTAGTGATGTCTTATGATCGTTATGTGGCAATCTGTCACCCCCTCAGATACTCTGTCATCATGAGATGGAGGGTATGTATAACTTTATCATTGATCTCCTGGGCAGTTGGATTCCTTCTGGCCTCAGCTGATCTAATTTTATTACTGCCTTTGCCTTTCTGTGGTCCCCAGAAAATCAACCACTTTTTCTGCGAAATCTTAGCTATTCTCAAACTTGTCTGTGCTGACACCTATGTTCTTGAGACCTTGGTCTTAGTTGCAGCTACTTCCCTGTTGGTTGGACCCCTTTCTTCAATTGTGATCTCCTACACGAGAATCATCTGGGCAGTCCTGCATATCCAGtcaagagagggaagacagaaaGCCTTTTCCACCTGCTCTTCCCATCTCTGTGTAGTAGGACTCTTCTATGGCACTGCCATCATTATGTACATTGGCCCCAAGCATGGGAACTCGAAGGGGCAGAAGAACTACCTCCTCCTATTCCATAGCCTATTTAACCCTATGCTGAACCTCCTTATTTATAGTCTGAGGAACAATGAAGTAAAGGATGCCCTGAAGAGAGTGCTAGGGAAAGGAAGACCATCCTAG